Genomic segment of Thunnus thynnus chromosome 21, fThuThy2.1, whole genome shotgun sequence:
TACGGCTGTAAGtccgcctcctcctccgcaGCCCACTAATCTTCCCCGAGTCTCCCCCTCCTTGATTCatctctgcttcctcctccagCAGTTCCGCTTCTGCATCATAATGTCACAAGTGCCCACACAAAGGGGCATGCATTAAATGTATTTAGACACAGTCTGCTTAATGGCTGAATACAAAAAGAAACTTCTTTGAAAATGTACATAATTAAATGAAGTTTTCCTGCAACAGCTCTGCACTTAAAATGGCTGATAAAGCCATACAGCCCATTATATTTCCCTTCTCCTTCCTTGAAAAAGCTGCTGTAATATGATTCACTGTTGCAGAGGGCGATGTGTGTTGGAGGAAACCGTTCATATCAGATCAGAGATAAAATAAACCACTGGCTGTGGAAAGAAGACAGGGAAGTGCTCTTGTCTGCCTCCACAGGGTGAGAATGAGGCTTTCTACTCACCCAGCTGTCTGAAATAATCTTCAATGCCGCTCCAGGAGTTTTTGGTGATAAAGGATTTGACCAGACCCCATGGCTGCTTCCTGTACTTCACTTCAGTATAGACCCTAGCAGCATAGTAGATGTTTTAAATGGcagtcacataaaaaaaatacaaaagataagTTGATATAAAAATGCCATAAGTTGAAATATCAGCTCACCTTAGTCGACACTTCCGCTTCGAGATACTTATGATGTAGTATCGATTTTGAGTGTAAAAGTAATCGTGATAAGGAACGTCGTGAGTGTACACCTCAGAGTCCACCAGGTAATACTGACCATCCCTGGATTCTTTGTACAACGTCTGAAAGATAAatgggagtaaaaaaaaataatcagcaagccataattcacacaaaaacatttgtattcATCCGTTCTAGTGTGCACACACCATTCACACTGATGTAAACACACCTGGTTCTCTGTAGCGGTGGAGAATTTGCCAATCAAAGGGTTGCTGATGGTTATTGTGTAGTTCAGACTCCTCTTCGTGTTTCCTGAGTCGTCTTTTTGCCAAGCAGTAAAGCTGGCGTCTGATAACACATAAGGACAACGATGAATATCACACGTGAATGCTTGTGTGAGCTGGAGGATACATTAAGTTTTGGGAACGACTGAGAGCAAAGCAGAATCCAGGGACTTACTTGTTATCTTTCTGACGTTCATGAACCTGCGGGTGAAATCGGACTCGGTGAAGAGCAACTCGAACATTTTGTTGGCGCTGATGTGGAAGACTTTGTTTAGATAAAGGCGGCCCTGTACCTGGGACAGACTCACTCGGTCTTCCACTGATggagccgagagagagagagagcaaaaaaaatgtaatcacacaaaaataaattaaaaaaacaaaaccaaactcCAGCACCTGGGTTATATCCTCTCACCATCCTCAGTGCTCTCCGAACCGCTCTCCTCAGACACGCCGTTCTCGTTGGCGTTGAGGTCGAGAGAAAGCAAGGAGCGCTTCGACACCCGTTCTGGAGCGAGGCGGTCCAGCGAGGGAGCAGGACTGCGCTGTTGAGACAGGGTGTTGCGAGAGTCATcctggtgagaaaaaaaaaaaaaaaaaaaggtatataaaatgatttaagatcacacaacatcacaacaacacTAAATTTAATACCGCGTTGGTGGAGTTCTGTGAGCCGAGAGGGGAGGGCAAATCCTCCCTTTGAGGCGTGGAGGCCTCTAGGGGTGCCTGCTCCATGCCAGGGAGGCGAAGGGAAGGGGACCGCTCTAGCCGGCCCAGGCCGTCATCACCACCAGGCTTCACGGTcaggctgcagacagacaaacgGTATCAAATTAGATTTACATGCATGATAATAGTGTGCAAGGCTGGGTGTGCAGGTAGGAGTGTGCATACCTGGTCTgcatgcttgtttctgctgctacCTGTAAGCTCTCCATCTCTTCATGGCTCAGGCCCAGTTCATTCCCATAATGCTGTTTAACCATCTGCCACAACTCCAAGCTGCTCAGAggctgaaagtgaaaaaaaaaaaaaaaacaacacaccagCAGGTGAGTCATGAAGTTATGACACACCTGTTGAAATCTCGTCCTGTTGCCCAATATGGACTCCTCTGATTTGGCAAAGAGAGGCCATAATgtgaacataaaacaaaacaaaaaaaatggcagtagagctgcaacaattagtcgattaattgattagttgatcagaAAACTAATCACCAATTATtgtgataattaattaattgttttgggtcatttcgtaaggaaaaaaaatactgattctGAATGATTCTCTCATTTTGAGCTTCTTaaacgtgaatattttctggtttctttagtccgcTGTGACAGTAagctaaatatctttgggttttggactgttggtcaggacaaaacaagacattttaggttgcaccTGGGCTTGAGGCaacagtgacttttttttttttttaccatttcctgacattttatagaccaaatgaagACTAACCTGCTCTAGACGGTTGGTTATTTTAGCTGCCTCTGAatttgaagcagctgcaggtaaCCTAGAAACATGTAGCCTTAACACAGTATAGTTTACAGTCTCATCTGTATGGGTGACCAGCACATACTGCAAACCTTATTATCTCTCTGTAACGCTTAGATACTCATCTTACATTTTTGTGTTAACCCTTGGCTGCCTTGAGAAGTcaccaaaacaaagaatatctgtaaaaaataaaataaaattagacCTTGAGAACAATAATGAACACCTGCGGTTACAGGTGTTCGGAGGAAATATCCAGGACAATCAGTCTTTTACTGAAACTAAATTACAGACATTAGATATGTTGTTCCAAGTGGAACGGTGTCTTATTATTTTAGGCCTGTTTATTCCGACGCGTAAATAATGTTTCACCATATGGCGCCGCTTTCCGGTGTTGTAACTCGTTTAAAATAAAGCTTAAAACCGAGAGAAAGTTTAAAATCCGTTTCCATAGGCTTTACTTACTCGTCAGTGTACATTTTCCCCGCAGCAGTGAGCTTCTCCAGGCGGTCAGACAGTGATCTGTAACCTGGACGCACAGCGCACTTCACACTCAGGAAGTCCTGAATTTGAGCGAGTTGACGCGCCGCCCAGATTCACACCGAGataaaaggtaaataaaagcTGGTTCCACCTGTCGTAAAGTCTGGCTCACCGACAGACGTTCAGAGAAGAGCTCCTATGTTTTGATTTCGGTCCCGTAAACAGTTTCAACCTCGACACAATCAGAGAGTCAAGTGCTCCCGTTCAGACGCAGGTCGTCAACGAAAATAAGCCCTTGCAACCACACCTGGAGAGGTCAATGAACTTTTTGACGCTGATGTTTCTATACAGGTGTTTGTGCTTCAGATCCCAGCAGACCAACACCCCCTATGGGCAGGCTGCCATAGCACCTGTCTACAGGAACAGTCGAGTGAAGGAAGTTATACAGATTATACAGTCATAACTTTCACTAGTTAATCATAGTCATTGTTTACAGAAAGATTCAGAataactgttttttcttcttcaaagcTTATAATGTTTACATATAGCCTTCTTTATGCATTTATTTCCCTATCATAATCTATTACTTATTAGCCTATAATGAATTGTCTATTTGCTCTTAAAGTGCAAACACTCTCCAAATAATTGGTTGCTTAATCAAGTGCTTTCACCTCCagggtggaagaagtattcagatcctttactcatGTAAAATGGGGATActacaatataaaatatgtaattacaagtaaaagtcctgcactcaaAATCTTACATACATAAAAAGGTATAAAAGTCGGtgttggattattattatttacaagattatcattattactgatGTGTTAAGTGGTAATTTAATACTGTAGCTGGTCGAGGTGAAGCTTACTTACTACAACTATTTGGTGTTAAAAGGTTCCCTGTTGAGTTTTTGGCCTCTAGTCGCGCTATGAGCACACAGTGACACGATACACAGTCCTATCAATCTTGTCACACTATTTCACTGATTTACATGTGGCTGTAATGCCACAAAACGCAGCATAATAGTGTTTAGAAGACAACTCCACAGGCTACCTTTCAtatataacaatgcatcatatttgaGGGGCAGCTCACATGTGAGctgtaaataaaatcataatctgCAAAGTATAGCAATAACTAAAGCTTTCAAATATATGCATTTcccactgaaatgaaatgaagaagTATTAAGTAGCATAAAGAGCCAAGTAAAGTGcatcaaagttttatttttatttataagttCACCTGCTTTCAGTTCCTGTTCTTCAGCTATTTTCAGTGTCCTCATACTGACTGACAATTCAACTGCCAACAGAAACTTCAAACGCTCTAGGCTCTCCAACTTCAACTCAATAAACAACATCTCTCATGCaaaaaattgactttttaagacatttttacttgtttacAGTAAAATTTGCACATTGTAATTGTCATCATAAACAATAAGCAACaattatgcaaataaaaaaagtagCTAAGATGAGCTGCTGGGTTTATCTTAAACTATATCCCTGACATTCAGTACATGTAGGTAAATTATCCCTACATAATAAACACAGTACTTCAGTAGGTGGAACAATAAACAACCCTGCTGCTGTGTACAGATCTTTACCCTACATGCAATAGCAGCACAGCACTGATAACCTCAAAAGGAGACAGTCTGTGGCCGGGGCAGTATGATTTGTACTCTGGACCGATGAGATAAGTGATGCCAAATGGGATAAAGTCACAGACTTGCTCGTTCTCTGGGAGGATTTTGTCACAACAGTCAAGGTTTTGGACAACAGCAAAGTCTGTGTTGTCTTTGAATCAGATCACAAGATTAGTGCTGCGAGGAATGTGATGTAAAATGACAGTGAGGCTTGTAGACAGATGAATCTGAGCGGAGCAGGGCCCTTACCTTGTCCAAGAGTGTGTTTTGCCACATGCGGAAAACACTCTGATAGCTCTTCTCTCTCGCTGAGAAGGAAGTGAAGAACAACTGTGGGCAAAGACATAAAGTTATCGATCATCTGTTTATCAAGGGCGAAACTTGTTGTGAATGGCTTTTCTCCTCCGATGGTGATCACACAATAAACTGCACCTTCTCTGCGCTCGTGCAGATCTGGATGGCGTTGGGAATCAACCGAGCCGTTTTTTCTCTGGTCATAGTCGTGATATCTTTAAGAGTCAGCGTAATctataaaaaaattaaaaaaggtgGAAGGTTACAGTGGTTAGTACATGCATgcttatcaagaaaaaaaaatccacccttAGATACGACACACTGTTAGATACAACAAATCCTCCTACGCTCtggagttattttgtgatgacATATCATTATCACTTTTAGCAACTCCCAGAGAAGAGGTGTGAACTGAGGCTCGAAACACAACCACGGTCGACTGAGGCTGCTGCAATGTGGTAATTAGTGCAGCTTCCTGGttgtttttccccttttgtATGTCGGATGTCTTTCTCTGCAATTGTTGCACATGATTGCAAACTGTTACATCAAgatgtttttgctgtttgctTTTGAGGGACTGACACAAACAACGTGTATATTCTGGATAGGTGAAAACATTTATGCTTCTATATCATTTATCAGCATCACCTCAACCTCATTTTGGCCAATTTGTGGCAATtgcaaaaaatacatatatatcttTCAGCAAAAATGGGCTCAGAAATGCAAGTTTTTTTTACTATGAATTGTTTTAACCTTGTGTTTTagggtggatttttcctttaaagtgCTGCACAATCTGTAGTAGACcaatatattttttctcctACAATTCAAGGGAGTGAATTTTGTCTTTCCTTTGCTAAATTTTAGTAGTTAACCCGTCTCTTAAGgatgaaaaaaacagtattgaAATTCATATATGTGGTAAAAGAGGAAGAATTCATATGATCAGATATCAGATACAGTAATGAAATCTTTGCactatatttctgtattttgtttctttgtccaCACAGTCCCTTTCATGTGTTGTCAGTGTGCTCCttccctctgtcctcctccgCTGTCTAATTACCTTCGTACCCCAAAATACATTGCTGTAGAAACAGAGCCAGTTCTCGGAGAGGTAGAGGCGTCCCTGAAGGAGGATGTCTCGCTGGAGGGCACATGGGTAGTCTGAGGAAAAAATACATGAAGTAAATCATCCACAGACATGAAAGTGCCTGAGGTCTTCTTAGACACACTATTTATAAAACAGGTGGCTGTAGTAAGATATTGTGACAGCTGTAATGAGATTACCCTCTCTCAGTTTACCGTAGGTATCAGAAAACTTGAACAAGATCCATCATTACAAACTGACATTGTGTAATTGAATcctgtttattttaaattctagtaaAGATCTTTTGGTTTCAGATAAATGCCACCTGTGTCATGCTGAGTTACAGCGTGTTGGgtataaaatgaaacacatttgaCGCAACAGTGCAGCTTTTAACACGTGGAGGCTTGGATTtcctttcattatttttcatttactttagtAAGTGTGCTATACTTCAGCttcaacaaaaacactgaaacaaaacaagacacataaTATAAATGTGATCTTGTCACGCAGTGTTGCTGCTCACGTAATTGGAAATTCC
This window contains:
- the gramd1c gene encoding protein Aster-C; the encoded protein is MDQVSNRSGVGSDDITDESASLADVMWNSDNEESCDPQGPSLVAPQGPLPTYKQKCDEFKKLFKELPESERLIVDYPCALQRDILLQGRLYLSENWLCFYSNVFWGTKITLTLKDITTMTREKTARLIPNAIQICTSAEKLFFTSFSAREKSYQSVFRMWQNTLLDKPLSSLELWQMVKQHYGNELGLSHEEMESLQVAAETSMQTSLTVKPGGDDGLGRLERSPSLRLPGMEQAPLEASTPQREDLPSPLGSQNSTNADDSRNTLSQQRSPAPSLDRLAPERVSKRSLLSLDLNANENGVSEESGSESTEDVEDRVSLSQVQGRLYLNKVFHISANKMFELLFTESDFTRRFMNVRKITNASFTAWQKDDSGNTKRSLNYTITISNPLIGKFSTATENQTLYKESRDGQYYLVDSEVYTHDVPYHDYFYTQNRYYIISISKRKCRLRVYTEVKYRKQPWGLVKSFITKNSWSGIEDYFRQLEAELLEEEAEMNQGGGDSGKISGLRRRRRTYSRTLPEHMKPNKQYGQDPEQHRDGNIGPTEINGPYRWNMTAVVAGMSLILLILTMMNLGLFFKLWAMEDVAHRMYLSTKHRLRERSEASVMPEYGPRQGPGFRTREEAQLLKTVLQDSISLLEQLRSSLMMLQQNFALANQTAAPQ